In Quercus robur chromosome 11, dhQueRobu3.1, whole genome shotgun sequence, the sequence CTAGTATCTACTACTAATAGGCCTGTAGAATTTTGACCATGAATATTGAAAGCTGACTAGATATCTAGGTAAtgtttttttgtcattttatgtgGTGGGAGTGTCAAGTGGGGGACTGGGAAAGGTAACAAAAGTAGTTTGAGACTATTACCTGAGATAAgattctccccaaaaaaaaaaaaaaattacttgagACTTGGAGAGTTGAGATGATATTGAAGATCGAGGTAGTCCTGTATGCAACATATAAAAtggaataataaaaattatgtaccAACAATCCGTTGTAGTCTAGCTGGTTAGGATACTCGGCTCTCACCCGAGAGACCCGGGTTCAGTCCCGGCAacggaatttttttattttcttttgccaAAAGTTGAGAAGCAATTGCTATTTGTATAAATAAATTCTATTCCAAGAAACAGTAATAAGTTACCTGAGTGAGATTATGCAATATGAAAGCCGGCCAAAATACATTACTTGCAGAACCACCAATGCTGCCGTTGACACTAACAGGCTCATCATCTTTGAGAATCCCTCCATTGTAAAGTGCCTTCTCTGGCTGCCCTTTACACTGCCAAACAAGTAACACCATACATTACCACTACAACATTTTGGAAGAAATCAAACAATTTTAACAATGCCCatgtaaaaattttttttacttaatggTGATTGCCACTTTTTTTATGTACCTCAGTGAAAGCAGTGTATCATACAAAGGCCTGTCTGCAGTATAGAAGAAAGAGGAGTAGTTGTAAGGAAAActccattaaaaataaagtatttaAACCAAAGAAAGAGAGGTAGTGCGAGAGAAAGAACCATATGAAGCAACCAAGGGAGGGCCTATGACAAGGAAGAAAGCCAAGAGGCTAAAGCCAAAAGTAAGAGGACTATCCCTCAGCCTCAGGTTAGGAGAGGTGTGGGGGTTCACAAGGGAACAGTGGTCAGGCCTGAGTAGCCCCATGCCTTGATCACATGTTATGTGAGAGAGGTTCTTGCGGACATAATTGAGTGACAATAGTAGAACTGTTAACTCATACTTTTTGTGTGTGACAATTGGCTAGTTTTGGAACTCATTTGCTAGCTTTGTTAATGGTTGCTAagtttttcattctcttttatcACAGGCTTGGATCTTAATGCCCAATTAGATTTCATTCTCTTTtcccaattagatttcaaatctattataattttgtatcagttgtctaaaaaaattaaaactactTCCAAcccatttaaaattaaataaattatctcAAAATCTTAAAACTTATAAGCaatgaaaatacaaaatttgattaaaaaattttggctaTAATAAATTTGGATGAATTGTTAAATTtgtctctaaattttatttatttgtcattttagttGTAAAAGTTTTGTCATGGTTTTGAAATTTAGACCGTTCCAAGGACCTTAGAAGGAAGAGGTTCAATATTTTTTAGGTCAAGCCGAGGTTCCACTGTGATAAccttataattaatttaataattgtttaaaatatatatatatatatatatattgaatggtataataaatatattaaattaatacaaatagaaaaaatgactaaaatagtccaaataaatataaaaaccaTCTTTCAATTGTATTTTTCATATCACAACCTTTATTATAGTGTTTCAAAAATCAACGCAATAttattaattgtaaaaaaatacaaaataataataagaagaatataataataataataataataataatagcaataATCTGCCAATCCTTATTGTCCACTTCCTTGTTACTGAGATGTTTGGGCTCCTGATATGTGCTAAAAGCTTCTTGGTACTAGCAAAGAAGATTTTGTGAAGTGAATATAACCTAAAACCCCTAAATTTCAGCTTTTTTTCTAAAAGACTCAAATTTAAAGTAAAAGCTCTTGGCTACTAGAATACTCTTATCTTTTTCTAGAAGTTGTGTGTAAATGATGGCCCTCAAGACTCATGCTCTACTCCATATGTTAGACAGATGAGTTAAGATTCGAAATATagtactccctccgtcccattttgtttgttctgtttgaaaagtcaaactttttaaggaaacatcatttattgtcttgtctaccttttaaaaatatataagtttccaaaactacccttaaataaatttatcaaaaaattgaattagtaaataaataggggtataataggaacattagtaaattaatggcttttatttttagaaataggacaatattttaggacatcccaaaataaaatagaggacaaacaaagtgggacgaaGGGAGTATATAGACCATACTCAAGGCAAATTGCCAAGAACGGTCTATGCAATTGCAGACCCAAATAGAAATCTTTCGAGACTTGCTCTATGTTAATAGTTGTCTGGCGCCAGGTCGAGCCCCCTGgcccaatgttttttttttacttattaaatttttcatttttgtagttgggCGCAACCATCTAACCCAAAAActtagcaaaaacaataaaagcatTCGTAAAAGTGattgtatatttgtattttagcaaaaagatATTTGAGACTAATTGATAAAACTCATGACCTAATTTGAGTAGAATATAAACTTCAAGCCTTTTATGTAATTTTCCCCAAAAACTAGTTGGACCCTTTATTGATATAGGGTCTCATTAATGGATGTCcttagggattttttttaattgactatttttaaaaagttttagtaccatttttatggaaaatgtaaAAACCTgttaaaaaatcaattgcttttttcttttcttatacaAAGTTTTTAAAAGTATTTCCTAAATCAATACTCTTAGGGCATCTGTTATCTtttccttataatatattaaagtgaaagttcaataaATGATCCATTTAATAGGTCATATAGTTTAGTAGGCTTATTTTCACAAATATGTCTATTTCACCAAGTCTCTCTCCGGGACACCGAGATAGTAAATATGTAATGTAATATAATTGAAACTAATTCttcaaatattattacatatagCGAGTACTCCATATTATATACGGACTATAAAGATatctttttataaatatttcaaatttaacTTATAGCATATTTGCATATTGCTCAAGACATGGAATAGTCCctataaaaagaatgaaagctACTGCTTGTTTGGTACAATAATTTAGATGTAAAAAACTAACTGTAAGATGTGATGAAGCTATGAAATATTTTCATGGGCTACAATTGAATGTTATAATGTTTAGTTTCATCACCTCCACAGAGCGAAAATGTTGAATTTACCCTTCTATTGCTGTATTTGACATTCACTTTATATTCTCCTAAGAAGCCATAAAAGCTATAAGAACCATGCTCGTCTGTCTGACCTTGTACCTCCCCAGTTTGCCATTCTTTAAGTAGCTTGTCAACCGTGTCTCCAGCTGgcagattttgaaaattattatcaGTCAGGCACATTTGATAACACCCATTAGGATGCAGTGCGGTCCAAAGCATAATTCCATTCACAGAAGGATGTGAAAAGCCTTCTCTCAGTACTTCTTCTAGGTAAATAGCCTGCacaacataatttaatttgcaCGTTCATTGATATATTCCAAGGTCTACAAAATTTGGGGTTTCAGCTAAAATCAAACAAGaactaataattttatgtaAAGGCATGATGGATCATATGACTCATGACAAAATCTTCAGGAGATTGACTAGCCTACTACAATGAGTACTCATATGTACTTCTAACATAACCTATTTGATTAGTCAAATAACTTGATTAAATGATTTAATGAATCATGTAATTTAGTACACATGGATGATCTTATGAATTCCATAATGGATTTAAGGAAATTCCTTCAACCCAATGTGAATGAAAACTTTATCCATACAAATAAAGTTCAAACTAAAGAGTAGTGCTAACATGTGTAGTCATAGCTACAACATTAGAACTCtccaataattaaattaaaaagagTGAGTAACAATTAGACTTGCTCACCTGTGCTTCTTGACCAAGTGTATTGCTGATATCCACTTCTGTAAGCCATATGGGAAGCCCTAATGTGGCCAACTTATCTAGAATAGCTCTCATCAAAGGAGGGTTTGGTATGGTAAAATGACCCTCTAAACCAATCCCATCCATTGAGACACCACCACGTTCGAGTTCTCTCATCCTTGAAATGTAGGTATCAACTGTGGAATTCACATCACTGCAAGTCTCAACCACattaaattcattcataaaGAGGGTTGCCAATGGATCTGACATGTGTGCTATCTCATAGAAATGCAACGTGGCATTAGGGCCAAGTCGTTGCTCATAGAAATCAAAGTGAAGCATTTCATTGCTAACATCCCAATGTATGaattcttctttgtacttgttCATTAGACTTTGTATACGCGAATTGACAGCTGATTGTAATTCAGGTCCTGTAAGGTCACGCACCCATTGTGGTGTGTATTTGGGGTCCTCCCAGAATATATTGTGGCCTCTAACAATGATTTGGTTAGCGCGAATAAACTCCAACATATTGTCTGCTATAGTGTAGTTTACCTGCCCTTGGTCAGGTTCTGTGGCATACCACTTGAGTTCATTCTCAAAGACTGCTGCATTGAATCGCTTAGCAAACCAATTCTGGAACAAAATGAGAATCTTTGTTTTAGCTTGCCATTTGAAAGTGCTAATAATAAAATTGCTAAGCATTTTAGACGGATGGAATGGAGTAATAATAGAGATACTATCAACTTTACAACACAAGCTTCATAAACTgttatgtcaaattttaaacacaagaccaaaaattattaagaaatttatatattatgttattgatGTGGCACTAATCACATTATGTTGTCATGTCAATTTATAACTATTTTTGTGATAAAATTGGCagtaaatttttcatttttcattggaAGAGGTATCCATTTGACATTGCAGTTGGAAGTCGAGCTATAGCTATAGAGATTTTGTgatatagattttaaataaaaagttttttagcATTTTAAGCTTTTGGAAAATTACAGTGAATAGTTCTTTAAAGTTCTTGATTAATAAAGCATGAATCCTTAAAACCTCTAAATTTCAGCTTTTTCTAAAAGACTATAAAACTGAAAAGCTCTTGGCTATAGgcactctttcttttttttttcttttttttctagaaaGAGCTTTAGAGCTCTTAAAGCTCTTTTCTGGTTGTGCGGATATGTTGGTCCATAGGACTTTGGACTCATACTCCATATGTTAGAcagaaaaattaagatttgaaaTATAGTATATGAACCATACTTACTTGATAAGGCAAATTGCCAAGAATAGTCTTTGCAATTGCAGAACCAAATGGGAAATCTTTCGAGACTTGCTCTATGTTAATGGCTGCCCCTTGCAACTTATCTCCATGTTCATCTGAGACATGGATTGTTACAGCACGCTTCCTTTGCTgcaaaacaaattaaaagcGCGAAACCTGACTTTGAAAAAGAAGTGCCTTATATTCTAATATTAGTATGTTgcccttaaaatatttttaagaatattctTAAGATAATAGCGATGCTACAGTTACtgtaaattttactatataatcaTTACAATTCAATATGtcaatttttatatacaaaacaaaaaatttccttaagaaatatatttattatgttattttatgtggcaccaatcacattcattgaCAAGTTAATTTATAAAtcttttgtataaaaatttgatactagttttaatattttcaataagataCTATATTTTGATCATTCTCATCGTTAAATCACTCTACAGCAGTATAGATAAGAGTAAATTTGCTATGCTACTAATGGAAACTAAATTCAAGTCTTAAGATATTGCCTTTAAGTACGGAAAGAAAACTCCACAATCTCTCCTCTTTTCTCTCCTAAGTTATCAACAGAGCCTAGAACAAAGTTGTTTCATGCACTCACAGTGTTAATAATATGTTGCTGATTTATTCTCCATTGCTGCTCAGTAAATGGCTGTAACGAAGCGCTTGTAATTTCTATATCAATTTGCTTGTCGTCAGAATTCTGTATAAAttacaaccaaacaaacaaaaactttCCTGATAAGTACTAGTTTCATACATTTGAATGCTTAATTTTGCACCAATACTGTTCTATAGATGAGACAAACCGTGTGTCACTGGCAATATCTTGGAAATCAATAAATCtagaaacacaaaattttcataacaatttcggtggcaagttgtgattgtttgctaataaaaatgatatcaataaTAACCTCATGTAAAAGTGATATTCAAAATTTCCAATCTCAATTTTTATGTCAATGGTATTAAAAGCTTTATATCCTTAGCATTACTCTTTaggagaaatgatatgtccacaatatttttacaacattttcacaacaaattctaagtagcaagttgttactagttgttttTATTGGAGCAACAAAGTAATATTagtgataaattcaaatttgaaccagtaataactaaccacctattatttgatataaaaatattatggacatagcACCTCTCGTCTTATTAGAACCATATTTACCCTAAACTATATTTACCTGAAGGGTTAGAATTGAGAAACTAGATGGTGAAGTCGCAACAAATCCACCCTTGAGAAATGACCAACATCCATGCTTTGCTATAACAGTCCCTATACAGTCATATGACACATCTTGTGACTTCAGGCTTGCCTTTATGAGAGCTGATTCTGCACCTTGTATCTTGACCCAACCTATTAAGCACCAAAAAATAGCATATCAGTGTGAGATTCAAGTAACTTTAACCCACCTGTTGATTTGGTAGACAGCCGTTTCAATTTCATTTATGTCAGGCCGTAAAAGTGAATTTGTCCACAATAGCCAAAAGGCATGGTTATGGGCTGAGCTTGGCAGCATGTGAAATATTTGGtacagtttttcttttttctttttttttaacaacttattCATTATTCTATAAGCAaaggtaataaaataaaataagctcatTCAAAACACACTATATACCACTAATAGGGCCTGCAGAATTTTGGGCATGAATATGATGTTTATTGTATATTATTTATTGGGCTTGGACAGAAAGAAGCCCCAAAGATACCTAGGAAAtattctttttgtcattttatatgGTGGGAGTGTCAAGTGGGGGACTGGGAAAGGTGGTAAAAGTAATTTGCAACTATTACAGTATTACGTGAGATAAGATTCTCCCAAACTTGAGACTTTGAGAGTTGAGATGATGCTGAAGTTCGAGGTAGTCCTGTATACTACATATAAAAGGGAATAATAAACATTTTGGACCAACAATCCGTTGTAGTCTAGTTGGTTAGGATACTCGGCTCTCACCCGAGAGACCCGGGTTCAAGTCCCGGGAACGGAACTTTTTGATTCTattccaaataatattttttattttgccaaAAGTTGAGAAGCAATTGCTATTTGCATAAATAAATTCTattccaaataatatttttcaagataaagaggaagaagaagaagcttacTTGAGAAACAGTAATAAGTGCCCTGAGTGAGGTTGTGCAATATGAAAGCCGGCCAAAATACAATACTTGCAGAACCACCAATGCTGCCTTTGACACTTACAGGCTCATCATCTTTGAGAATCCCTCCATCGTAAAGTGCTTTCTCTGGCTGCCCTTTACACTGACAAACAAGTAACACCATACAtgaattaaacatttattttgtACATTACCACTACAACATTTTGGAAGAAAtcaaacaatttttacaatgcccatgtaaaaaaaaaaaaaaaattgaacttaatGGTAATTGCCACTTTTTTATGTATACCTCAGTGTAAGCAGTGTAATCATACAAAGGCCCATCTGCAGTATAGAACAAAGAGTAGTAATTATAGtgaaaatctcattaaaaaaatcaaatatttgaaCCAAAGAAAGAGAGGTTGTGTAAGAGAAAGAACCATATGAAGCAACCAAAGGACAGCCTATGACAAGGAAGAAAGCCAAGAGGCTAAAGCTAAAAGTAAGAGGAGGACTATCCCTCATGTTTTGTGACAGTACAAACAGAAAGCTTTTTAGACAGGAAATGAAGTAGTTTATGTCTTATATGCAAAAGGCTTTTACTTACTCCAAGTAACCCTCCAAAATAAGGGAGGTAACAATTTACAAGGCAGAGAAAGTGTGCACTTAAAGGTTAGGAGAGGTGTGGGGGTTCACAAGGGAACAGTGGTCAGGCGTGAGTAGCCCCGTGCCTTGATCACATGTTATGTGAGAGAGGCTCTTGTGGACACAATTGAGTGACACTAGTAGACTGTAACTCATACTTTTTGTGTATGACCATTGGCTAATTTTGGAACTTATTGCTAGCTGTGTTAATGGTTGCTAAGTGTTCATTCTCTTTGTTCACGGGCTTGGATCTTAATGCCCAGCTGCCACGAAACACATTCATTTATTCATTTGGATTTATCGATCTTTACTTATTCTGTATTCCCCATTGCTTTAATGGGATGAGAATTTGGATACCAGCTAAGTGCTAAATCAGTGTTCCTAATCTAAGATTTGGAAgcattaatttaaataatggtAATGGAACTTCTATTAAGTCTGtttatttaatcaaaataaaagcaTCACTCACAAATGGCCTATTACAAACATAGTAAGTTTAATGACAAACAAAAATTCACTACTTTTGAGCTGAGATACTGTAATCCATGTACaataaaaatagtatcaaaTAGTGAGTTTATGTAAATAAGTAACACAGAGCAGTGGGCTTAATCACATCTCTAACTTATGTCTCTATACATTGCTTTAATAAATATAAGGAACATAGCATGGTGGGCTTAATTACACAATACACCTAACATTGTCCAAACCACTATTTTGTGTCAGTTTTCCCTAATGAAAGAAGTACTAGAAATCTCCGTTATGGACGGTGCATTCATTGTCTGTAGTAAAGGACAGTGACCTTCGTATGAGAGGTTCATAATAGGGTGCTTTCTTAAAGGAGAGCAGTTCTAGTGTCAAAAACTACTTCAcaattttttgtcacaattttaaCGAGACAAACTATGAAtaatttttacaactttttgtcacaattttgacgtaacaaattataagtgattgtctatcatttatatattaatccaccattttttcttcactatttacACCCTCTTCCATCATAGTTGTGGCAAAAAAGTTATATAATAGTTTGAAGTAATAGATTTTTTCTAAGACAAAGGCTGCTTTGCTTACAATTCTAGTCCCGTGTGTCCAAAGAGCGTGCAGGAAAGATTTCGTGACTAAAACTCGCACGCGAGCATGAGTCATGAGATGAAGATAGTAGTTGGGGGACCATGGTTAAATTCATGAATTTTGGACCTGCTTGCTGTACCTGCCATAAAATTCTATTGCTTGCTAGACGTAGCTAAAAAAAGTTAATGACTTACCTTCCACTTACAGAAATTCGtgcaattataataaaaatgagtTAATGTTTGTGGATTAGTAGGTCTACCTTCCACCATGTTTCTTGTCACTCCCTCGTTGGTCAGAAGAAAgttcttaataaatttttggacagaacaactATTCTAATACCTGATGTGTAGTTAAGATTCAGTGAAGAAAAGTATGAGAAATGACCAGAAAGTTGGAAGGATTTGGAGAATTTTAAGAAgtgaaaattgagaaaaaaaaaaaaaaaaaaaaaaaaaaaaaacgcatcCAGTAAGTATGTGTCAGAGAATTGCAATTTACAAGACCACCCAACTCACTCCAGCTCTTACAAAGTGGTATCTCAAACTTCCAAAAGAAGGCCTTCTACACCCTCCATCTAAGCTGTACAAGAAAGGCCCCAAGTTAATCCCAGAAACAGTAACGCTTTATAGGATCTTTCTGTTCAGGTGTAACAGTATAGGTAACCCACATATCAATCTCATATAGGGCCCATGAACCTATGcatatgaaataattatttttaaagagagtGCCCATATCGCTAGGCCCACGACCATGGATAAGTAAAAGCCTAATCAATTTATGTTATGATATTGTATTACTCAAAATATGTATTATTCAAAGTATAAGCCTaatcaatttctttcttttttttctaccaaaaaaatttaggggtATCAATATTTGACCTGACCCATAAATACTACATGGGTTTTTGTGGGTTATGGTGGGCCTTAGCAGGTTTGGATCATAGACTGGTCAACCTAAAAGTAACACGATAAAAAAGTGTCATAAGCGGATCAACCCGCATAACCAGCAATAGACAAATTTGACActccaatttatttgtgtcaacaaAAAATGACTGATTTAACATCACCcatttaactcgtataacaaataaatatttattttgtttttgatttctCAAATATCTTTTATATTCAACCTATATTTTAAACCATTGTTATTGATATCGTTTCGTTCTGGCTGGAACAGCCAGAATTTTTCATACCAGTATGCAAACTGGTACTAGAATACCCCACGTTCCACCTCGAGTCAGATTTCGGGTTGTTTCAGGCCATTCCGGATAATTTCGGCCGAGATGTAAATTCCAGCCGACACAGGATTTAGcttgttattaaaatttttttattaaaaaaaaaaaaaaaaaaaaaagggtccaaACGACGCCGACCCGCCATTTTCCTGAATGAACCCAGCATCTCAGCCcacttcttcatcttcttcttct encodes:
- the LOC126706073 gene encoding endo-1,4-beta-xylanase 5-like isoform X2 — translated: MRDSPPLTFSFSLLAFFLVIGCPLVASYDGPLYDYTAYTECKGQPEKALYDGGILKDDEPVSVKGSIGGSASIVFWPAFILHNLTQGTYYCFSSWVKIQGAESALIKASLKSQDVSYDCIGTVIAKHGCWSFLKGGFVATSPSSFSILTLQQRKRAVTIHVSDEHGDKLQGAAINIEQVSKDFPFGSAIAKTILGNLPYQNWFAKRFNAAVFENELKWYATEPDQGQVNYTIADNMLEFIRANQIIVRGHNIFWEDPKYTPQWVRDLTGPELQSAVNSRIQSLMNKYKEEFIHWDVSNEMLHFDFYEQRLGPNATLHFYEIAHMSDPLATLFMNEFNVVETCSDVNSTVDTYISRMRELERGGVSMDGIGLEGHFTIPNPPLMRAILDKLATLGLPIWLTEVDISNTLGQEAQAIYLEEVLREGFSHPSVNGIMLWTALHPNGCYQMCLTDNNFQNLPAGDTVDKLLKEWQTGEVQGQTDEHGSYSFYGFLGEYKVNVKYSNRRVNSTFSLCGGDETKHYNIQL
- the LOC126706073 gene encoding endo-1,4-beta-xylanase 5-like isoform X1, which codes for MRDSPPLTFSFSLLAFFLVIGCPLVASYDGPLYDYTAYTECKGQPEKALYDGGILKDDEPVSVKGSIGGSASIVFWPAFILHNLTQGTYYCFSSWVKIQGAESALIKASLKSQDVSYDCIGTVIAKHGCWSFLKGGFVATSPSSFSILTLQNSDDKQIDIEITSASLQPFTEQQWRINQQHIINTQRKRAVTIHVSDEHGDKLQGAAINIEQVSKDFPFGSAIAKTILGNLPYQNWFAKRFNAAVFENELKWYATEPDQGQVNYTIADNMLEFIRANQIIVRGHNIFWEDPKYTPQWVRDLTGPELQSAVNSRIQSLMNKYKEEFIHWDVSNEMLHFDFYEQRLGPNATLHFYEIAHMSDPLATLFMNEFNVVETCSDVNSTVDTYISRMRELERGGVSMDGIGLEGHFTIPNPPLMRAILDKLATLGLPIWLTEVDISNTLGQEAQAIYLEEVLREGFSHPSVNGIMLWTALHPNGCYQMCLTDNNFQNLPAGDTVDKLLKEWQTGEVQGQTDEHGSYSFYGFLGEYKVNVKYSNRRVNSTFSLCGGDETKHYNIQL